A stretch of Nonomuraea africana DNA encodes these proteins:
- a CDS encoding PIG-L deacetylase family protein, which yields MPRTAVFFHAHPDDEALLTAGTMAMLAAEGHRVVLVVATAGERGLAEMEKGEALGEARMRELYESAAALGCARVVCLGYGDSGLSPSGGLAEERPDNAFIDADSEEAAKALAAVLDEEGADLLSIYDPAGGYGHPDHVQVHRVGRRAAQIAGTPIVLEATVNRDPLIRALRTAGRFYRFPPEFDLRTFESAYTAGDQITHRVNVRKYARQKRASMSAHVSQASGGDGDRTLAVLLKIPRPLYRLVFGTEWYVRRDLPPGTRLRHPFDEAP from the coding sequence GTGCCACGTACCGCTGTGTTCTTCCACGCCCACCCAGACGACGAGGCCCTGCTGACGGCGGGCACGATGGCCATGCTCGCGGCCGAGGGCCACCGGGTGGTGCTGGTCGTGGCCACCGCGGGCGAGCGCGGCCTGGCCGAGATGGAGAAGGGCGAGGCGCTCGGCGAGGCCAGGATGAGAGAGCTGTACGAGTCCGCGGCGGCGCTCGGCTGCGCCCGGGTGGTGTGCCTCGGCTACGGCGACTCGGGGCTGAGCCCGTCCGGCGGGCTGGCGGAGGAACGGCCCGACAACGCCTTCATCGACGCCGACTCCGAGGAGGCGGCCAAGGCGCTGGCCGCGGTGCTGGACGAGGAGGGGGCCGACCTGCTGTCGATCTACGACCCGGCGGGCGGCTACGGCCATCCCGACCACGTGCAGGTGCACAGGGTGGGCAGGCGGGCCGCGCAGATCGCCGGCACGCCGATCGTGCTGGAGGCGACGGTCAACAGGGACCCTCTGATCAGGGCGTTGCGGACGGCGGGCAGGTTCTACCGGTTCCCTCCCGAGTTCGACCTCAGGACGTTCGAGAGCGCCTACACCGCGGGCGACCAGATCACGCACCGGGTGAACGTCAGGAAATACGCCAGGCAGAAGCGAGCCAGCATGTCCGCCCACGTCTCGCAGGCCAGCGGGGGCGACGGCGACAGGACACTGGCCGTCCTGCTGAAGATCCCCCGCCCGCTCTACCGCCTGGTCTTCGGCACCGAGTGGTACGTCCGCCGCGACCTGCCCCCCGGCACCCGCCTCAGACACCCCTTCGACGAGGCGCCGTGA
- a CDS encoding lysylphosphatidylglycerol synthase domain-containing protein — translation MKNKWLQITLSAVSLGLAVTLVVYLPQIVQALTGKKVSWTEIGAEFAAMSPGMVALMSAVWLGSLLAYTFVLTNALPGLNNLQALTLNAAGSAVSNLLPFGGAAGVALTFAMTRSWGFANRPIVVMTLVSGVWNTLFRFVLPAVGIIALLMAGQVPDPTVAGAGWAGALSILVLVAVLAAALYWDRAAALLGRGLDALARLVRLKFSVSGALERLRRDTAEIVRARWAGLSAGMVGFLGLQWLIMFCCMQATGAYPGLAQSIAVFALSRVLTAVVVTPSGAGLMEGGVVLLLTSAFGVDTAAATATALLFGFWTYTVEIPFGGLALGAWALLRRNRRTRRESLETQP, via the coding sequence ATGAAGAACAAATGGCTCCAGATCACACTGTCGGCCGTCTCGCTCGGGCTGGCGGTGACGCTGGTCGTCTACCTGCCGCAGATCGTCCAGGCGCTCACCGGCAAGAAGGTCTCGTGGACGGAGATCGGCGCGGAGTTCGCCGCGATGAGCCCGGGGATGGTCGCGCTGATGTCCGCGGTGTGGCTGGGCAGCCTGCTCGCCTACACCTTCGTGCTGACCAACGCGCTGCCCGGCCTGAACAACCTGCAGGCGCTCACGCTCAACGCCGCCGGCAGCGCGGTCAGCAACCTCCTGCCGTTCGGCGGCGCGGCGGGCGTGGCGCTGACGTTCGCGATGACCAGGAGCTGGGGTTTCGCCAACCGCCCCATCGTGGTGATGACGCTGGTCAGCGGGGTGTGGAACACGCTGTTCAGGTTCGTCCTGCCCGCCGTCGGCATCATCGCGCTGCTGATGGCCGGCCAGGTGCCCGACCCCACGGTGGCCGGCGCGGGCTGGGCGGGTGCGCTGTCGATCCTCGTGCTGGTCGCCGTCCTCGCGGCCGCCCTCTACTGGGACCGGGCCGCGGCGCTGCTCGGGCGCGGCCTCGACGCCCTGGCCAGGCTGGTCCGCCTGAAGTTCTCCGTCTCCGGCGCGCTGGAGAGGCTCCGCAGGGACACCGCCGAGATCGTCAGGGCCAGGTGGGCGGGCCTGTCGGCCGGCATGGTCGGGTTCCTCGGGCTGCAGTGGCTGATCATGTTCTGCTGCATGCAGGCCACCGGCGCCTATCCGGGGCTCGCCCAGTCGATCGCCGTCTTCGCGCTGTCGAGGGTGCTCACCGCGGTAGTAGTGACCCCAAGCGGGGCAGGACTGATGGAGGGCGGCGTCGTGCTGCTGCTGACGTCGGCGTTCGGGGTCGACACGGCGGCGGCGACGGCAACGGCCCTGCTGTTCGGCTTCTGGACCTACACTGTAGAGATCCCCTTCGGGGGATTGGCGCTCGGCGCATGGGCGCTGCTGCGCAGGAACCGCAGAACGCGACGTGAGAGCTTGGAAACGCAGCCGTGA